From Watersipora subatra chromosome 8, tzWatSuba1.1, whole genome shotgun sequence, a single genomic window includes:
- the LOC137402686 gene encoding zinc finger BED domain-containing protein 5-like, whose product MRWLSKGNVLNRFVGLIDEIAVFFATQTSEKASRFSEKLRTSEWKWKAAYLRDIFLRLNTVNTSLQGSSTTIIDFTDEFRAFIIKLEMWNLKLARNPFKLNVADIDSDMQEELLDLNDSGAHDRFEDCVLSKFWCSLITSYPKLSEVALKVLLIFPSSYKSEQEFSLLLYMKSKYRSRLNVDDDLRVSLTVTDLNIKQITDAKQAQPSH is encoded by the exons ATGAGATGGCTTTCTAAAGGCAATGTCTTGAATCGATTTGTGGGACTAattgatgagattgcagttttCTTTGCTACACAGACTTCTGAGAAAGCTTCAAGATTCAGTGAGAAGTTAAGGACTTCAGAATGGAAATGGAAAGCTGCATATCTGAGAGATATCTTCTTAAGATTAAACACTGTCAACACATCCCTTCAAGGGAGCTCTACCACTATAATTGATTTTACAGACGAGTTTAGAGCATTTATCATCAAACTAGAGATGTGGA ATTTGAAGTTGGCTAGAAACCCATTTAAGTTAAATGTAGCTGATATTGATAGTGACATGCAAGAAGAGTTGCTTGACCTTAATGACTCTGGTGCACATGATAGATTTGAAGATTGCGTTCTTAGCAAGTTCTGGTGCTCATTGATAACATCCTACCCAAAGCTTTCAGAGGTAGCTTTAAAAGTGTTGCTCATATTTCCTAGTAGTTATAAGAGTGAGCAAGAGTTTTCCTTACTTCTGTATATGAAAAGCAAATATCGCTCACGACTAAATGTTGATGACGACCTCAGAGTTTCATTAACTGTTACTGACCTGAACATCAAACAGATCACTGATGCAAAGCAGGCACAGCCTTCCCATTAG